The following coding sequences are from one Gadus macrocephalus chromosome 3, ASM3116895v1 window:
- the cdc6 gene encoding cell division control protein 6 homolog gives MPSTRSKGQVQPALPFPRRKSCRPVSNKSTIPLENEPPAPSPEKCKLLPQSLTSVRLCPINPHSPTLPHRIPLSPRKRTGDDNVSILGVNLLGSPPKQSRPTPRASPRKLFNDNCENSPLQPCRTMAPPSPKPMSPNARPSPRRQAALPASPAHSNVKSAVARLFAERSRYQMVKQSLHTAVPERLVSRDAERAAIRSFLEERALGSTPASLYISGAPGTGKTACFHRVLADMKEALSEVQTVVLNCMTLRSSHSIFPLLAQRLGGGAGGHSSSALQKLLTSNGPTVLLVLDEMDQLDSKSQEVLYTIFEWPYLAGSRLCLVGIANALDLTDRILPRLQALPRCRPLLLHFPPYSRQELAAIVQDRLTQASGVGVLDASAVQFCARKVSAVSGDARKALDICRRAVEIVEADDRKKAADHTEDAKASHVGVPQVARVLSEVYGDRMASSAGGEGESFPLQQKLLVCCLLLLTKSGKHKEVVLGKLHEVYSRLCTKRQVGGMAQGECLSLCSLLESRGIFALRKAKEARLTKVFLKIEERDVENALKDRTLLGSILEAGLP, from the exons ATGCCCAGCACACGCTCCAAGGGACAGGTCCAGCCCGCTCTGCCCTTCCCTCGACGCAAGTCCTGCCGTCCGGTGTCCAACAAGTCGACGATCCCCCTGGAGAATGAACCTCCGGCTCCCAGTCCCGAGAAGTGCAAGCTTCTTCCCCAAAGCCTGACTTCGGTCCGGCTATGTCCCATCAACCCACACTCCCCGACCCTGCCACACAGAATACCCCTCAGCCCCCGCAAGCGAACAG GTGACGACAATGTCAGCATCCTGGGCGTCAACCTGCTGGGATCGCCACCGAAACAGAGCAGACCCACCCCAAGAGCATCGCCACGGAAACTCTTCAACGACAACTGCGAGAACTCGCCGCTGCAGCCGTGCCGCACAatggcccctccctctcccaagCCGATGTCTCCCAACGCCAGGCCCTCCCCCAGACGGCAGGCCGCGCTGCCAGCAAGCCCAGCCCACTCCAACGTGAAGTCTGCGGTCGCTCGTCTGTTTGCAGAGA ggtcCCGGTACCAGATGGTGAAGCAGTCGCTGCACACGGCCGTCCCGGAGCGCCTTGTGTCCCGGGACGCCGAGCGCGCCGCCATCCGCTCCTTCCTGGAGGAGCGGGCCCTGGGGAGCACCCCCGCCAGCCTCTACATCTCGGGGGCGCCCGGCACCGGCAAGACGGCCTGCTTCCACCGCGTGCTCGCAGACATGAAG GAGGCGCTGAGCGAGGTCCAGACGGTGGTGCTGAACTGCATGACCCTCCGCAGCTCCCACTCTATCTTCCCCCTGCTGGCCCAGCGactagggggcggggccgggggccacTCCAGCAGCGCTCTGCAGAAGCTGCTGACCAGCAACGGGCCCACTGT gCTGCTGGTTCTGGACGAGATGGACCAGCTGGACAGCAAGTCTCAGGAGGTCCTGTACACCATCTTCGAGTGGCCCTACCTGGCCGGCTCTCGCCTCTGTCTCGTTG GTATCGCCAACGCCCTGGACCTGACGGACCGCATCCTGCCGCGCCTGCAGGCCCTGCCGCGCTGCCGGCCCCTGCTGCTTCACTTCCCTCCCTACAGCCGCCAGGAGCTAGCTGCCATCGTCCAGGACCGACTCactcag GCGTCTGGTGTCGGGGTTTTGGACGCTTCGGCTGTCCAGTTCTGCGCCAGGAAGGTCTCTGCCGTGTCGGGAGATGCCAGGAAGGCTCTGGACATCTGCAG GAGAGCCGTTGAGATTGTGGAGGCTGACGACCGCAAGAAGGCAGCGGACCACACGGAAGACGCTAAAG cGTCTCATGTTGGCGTGCCCCAGGTAGCGCGCGTGCTGTCGGAGGTGTACGGGGACCGCATGGCCTCCTccgccgggggggagggggagagtttCCCCCTGCAGCAGAAACTCCTCGTCTGCTGCCTGCTGCTCCTCACAAAGAGCGGCAAACACAAGGAGGTGGTCCTCGGCAAG ctGCATGAGGTGTACAGTCGCCTGTGTACGAAGCGGCAGGTGGGGGGCATGGCTCAGGGggagtgcctctctctctgctcactgCTGGAGAGCCGCGGCATCTTCGCCCTCCGCAAGGCCAAGGAGGCGCGACTCACCAAG gTGTTCCTGAAGATCGAGGAGAGGGATGTGGAGAACGCTCTGAAGGACCGCACCCTACTGGGCAGCATCCTGGAGGCGGGGCTTCCCTGA
- the wipf2a gene encoding WAS/WASL-interacting protein family member 2, which yields MPPPPPPPPGPPPPPAPPTFSQANTTPPKLNRDGTKDRGALLSDICKGARLKKTAINDRSAPVIEKSGGGGGGGGGGGGGGGGGGGGGFGGGGPMPMGGLFQGGVPKLRPVGDGTVGRSALRPPASRPSAPRPPSGRSSSPSPPIEPKPAPPDHQRSHRPSLPDLSRPPSSSSGSSHSSGGGMKNSTSAPPPPPPFNRGGGGGRSNPPPERTQKAPALPSSHHSREKPLPPTPGRGPSYSPSAPPPSMKPPSSSSSSSSRPSPTGGSSAPPPPPPYRHPPGGGSNGPSHVDGAPELPQRQNSLHKKTPNSGGSHGRTHAPPPPPSPSPGPQGGRPPPPAREPPGRRTAPQAPHPGTRNGGGRDAPPPPPPYRGHSSGSSEPHSRGGSKPPPPPSLSSSSLSSLSSSRTPAVPPPPPPPLRNGHSSSSSKSIVDDFESKFNFHPVEDLPPPEEYRPFSRVYPSKGTKGMMRGAPPAPPVGR from the exons atgccccctcctcccccccctcccccggggcctccgcctcctcccgctcctcccacCTTCAGCCAG GCAAACACGACGCCTCCCAAGTTGAATCGCGATGGTACCAAGGACAGAGGAGCTCTGCTCTCAGACATCTGTAAAGGTGCCCGGCTCAAGAAGACCGCCATCAACGACCGAAGCGCACCGGTCATAGAGA aatcaggaggtggaggtggaggaggtggaggtggaggaggtggaggaggaggaggaggaggaggaggttttggaggaggaggaccaatGCCAATGGGAGGTCTTTTCCAAGGAGGCGTGCCCAAATTGAGACCAGTTGGAG ACGGAACGGTGGGTCGCTCCGCGCTGCGCCCCCCAGCCTCCCGGCCCagtgccccccgccccccctccggccgttcctcctccccctccccccctattGAGCCCAAGCCTGCCCCGCCCGACCACCAGCGCTCccaccgcccctccctcccggacCTCTCCCGCCCCCCTAGTTCCTCCTCTGGCTCGTCCCACTCCTCCGGGGGCGGCATGAAGAACAGCACCTCGGccccgccgcctccgccgcccTTCAAccgcggcgggggcggcgggcgcTCCAACCCTCCCCCGGAGAGGACCCAGAAGGCCCCCGCCCTCCCGTCCTCCCACCACAGCCGAGagaaacccctcccccccacgccTGGCCGAGGCCCCTCCTACAGcccctcggccccgcccccttccatgaagccaccttcctcctcctcctcctcctccagcagaccCTCCCCCACGGGGGGCTCCTCggcgcctccccctcctcccccctaccGCCATCCCCCGGGGGGAGGGTCCAACGGGCCGAGCCACGTGGACGGGGCTCCGGAGCTGCCCCAGCGCCAGAACTCCCTGCACAAGAAGACCCCCAACAGCGGAGGCTCGCACGGACGCACCCAcgcccccccgcctccaccctcgCCCTCCCCCGGCCCGCAGGGTGGCAGACCCCCTCCGCCCGCCAGGGAGCCACCGGGCCGCAGAACAG cTCCTCAGGCTCCCCATCCAGGCACCCGCAACGGCGGCGGTCGGgacgccccgccccctccacctccctatcGCGGCCACAGCTCAGGTTCCTCCGAGCCTCACAGCAGGGGGGGTAGcaaacctcctcctccaccctccctctcctcctcctccctctcctccctctcctcctcccgcacCCCGGCCGTtcctcccccgccgccgcctcccctcCGCAACGGCcattccagctcctcctccaagtCCATCGTAG ATGACTTTGAATCCAAGTTTAACTTCCATCCTGTTGAAGACCTCCCCCCACCAGAGGAGTACCGGCCCTTCAGCAGGGTGTACCCCAGCAAGGGCACCAAGG gtatgATGCGAGGAGCCCCCCCAGCGCCCCCTGTAGGGAGGTGA
- the c3h6orf120 gene encoding UPF0669 protein C6orf120 homolog, whose product MLCCSVLVLLLLTQAGGLQPPTDEDGLPQEFTLLHVVQGHIGAGNYSYLRLNHDGRIVLLMRSLKGDADLYVSDKTLRPSFDTYKLQSTTCGQDLVVVPGDFVRPVGIGIYGHPSYLESEFEMRVFYDQTVKLDPFEKISSEEPGGRKKFPQGSEEDFQEEESIFWTILIGLLKIIVEILF is encoded by the coding sequence ATGCTGTGCTGTAGCGTCCtagttctgctgctgctgacccAGGCCGGGGGCCTCCAGCCACCCACGGACGAGGACGGCCTGCCACAGGAGTTCACGCTGCTCCACGTGGTCCAGGGCCACATCGGCGCCGGGAATTACAGCTACCTGCGCCTCAACCACGACGGGAGGATCGTCCTTCTCATGCGCAGCCTGAAGGGAGACGCCGACCTGTACGTGTCCGACAAGACCCTGCGGCCCAGTTTCGACACGTACAAGCTGCAGTCCACCACCTGCGGCCAGGACCTGGTGGTTGTGCCCGGGGACTTTGTGAGGCCCGTTGGCATCGGTATCTATGGCCACCCATCCTACCTGGAGAGTGAGTTTGAGATGCGGGTCTTCTACGACCAGACTGTGAAGCTGGACCCCTTTGAGAAGATCTCCTCTGAGGAGCCAGGTGGACGCAAGAAGTTCCCCCAGGGCTCCGAGGAGGACtttcaggaggaggagtcgaTCTTCTGGACTATTCTAATTGGTCTGTTGAAAATTATAGTGGAGATTTTATTCTGA